The sequence GCTCGGGTTTGGTGTGGCTTTTCCAGGCTGTGACGGGCGGGACGTCGGCAGCGCAGCGGAAGCTGAGGTTGTCAGAGGCTGAGTCTGGTGTGTtccccatcctcacagggaaaaagagACCCAAAATTAGGGATCTTTCCTAGTTAACACATATCCCCAATACATTACAACCCTCGCAACCCTAATGTGTTGCTTACAACCCTAATGTGACCTGGTAGAACAGCCTAGAAACATCTTCCACTTCCCCTGAATAACTTagagaaaagcatttaattatAAATATCTGCTGTAAAACACACATGATTTGAGAAGCAATTAGGAATGGATTTACAGCAGAGGAGTTTTTAGCCATAATTGTAGTGTGCTCTGCCAACTGCTTCTCAAAAAAGTTGTGTAGGAACAAacaaatatcttttaaaataaaaccaacccaGAGAAAATCCTTGTGCAGCGACATCTGGGCTTTGGCCAGACCTACCTGGTGGTGACACGAGCTCTGTGGTTTGCAGAGCCATCTGCAGTGTCAATCCACGAGGCCCCTCTCAGCACCTGCATGTTCTGAGCCCTGGATGCCCGTCCCGGAGCTGGGAATTCTGACGCCGTCCATTCCCAGGTGTTTCCCAGCAGGTCATAGAGCCCTGAGATGGTTTTGTGTCAGTATTAGGAGAGCAGGTTTGCAAAGGCTGCCAATTTGGTGCATGGGAGGGGCCACAGCATTCAAAGCATTGTTCAAGAGCGTGGTTTAATGGTGAGGCTGAGGAAATTCCTCACTGTGTTTCAAACTTCAGTGTGTCTCATCATTTTGCATGTGCATGAGGGCATAGCAGCCAAACAAAGTCCCTGGGATGTTTGTTACATCCCACTGAGTTGCAAAACAGCTGAGTTGTAATTAAAAGGAGGTGTTTTGGTCCCTGAAGTGCAGCAGCTGCACCTCAGCCAACTCCAGCACCAACCATCAATGCTTCTCCTGGGCTCACTCTACCCAAATGCTGACACAATCCCACACATCTGAAActctgccccagctccaggaTTTGATAATTAACGTTACTTTAGGAAGCAGATGCCATCCCCAAAGCAGGAGGAGGGTGCTGCTGTACCGTAGCTGTTCTGGGCAGGGAAGGCTGTCACCGGGGAGACGCCGTGGTAGCCGTCCTCAGCCGTGTCGCCCCGAGGGAAGTCACCCTGGGGGAACAGAGATCACTCACAGCAAAGAACCACCCCACAAGCAACACCCAgtcctgctcctcacagggctgtgctgcactaAAATTAGGCAAATAACTCTCTGGTGTAAATTGATGCTGGTCAAGAGAGATCAACTACCTGAAGTTGTCCCAAGTTCCCTTTTCAAACAAATTTATGCATGAATTTTTAGAAGCAGTAAAATCCTGCTTTCTCAGGGAAGATGGGCTGAGCCTGCTCCCTCTGAAGGTATTTTTACAACCCACCAGGAGCTCAGTTTCAGTACCCACAGCGTTTCCCAGGGCACCCTCACTCAGTGGCTGAGTGAAACCCCACGCTGAGGAGAGCCCAGTGTGGACGGGATGATTTTTAGGATCTTACCTGCCACAGGTTTGTACGGTTTGGCTGGAACTTGTTTCCCCAAGGATACATCCTTTCTGCCAGGGAGGAAAAGACGCCTGTCAGCTCTGGGTCACTCCAATCTGTAACCAGGCTTTTATGATTGTCCTTTTCTGCTCAGCTtgagatttattttattataattatatattttattatcatatttattttattataattaggtttattaattattaatattattacaCTCTCAGGCCAAAACAGGTGGTTCAAACCCCCCTAAATTAACCCCTGAAAGCCTGGATGGAAGTTTGGATCTGGTGGAACTAACACCACTCCATGCCTGGTTTGGGAAAAGCTCAGGGCTTGTGGTACATACGCTCCAGTCCTCCCCTGGCAGCAAATTCCCACTCCTCCTCCGACGGGagcctcttccctttccaggcACAGAAGGCCTGAGCATCGTTCCAGCTCACGTGCAGCACTGGGTAATCCAGCCTGTCCTTTATGCTGGAGCCAGGGCCTGAGGGCTGGGAGGGATTTAAGCagatttgaattaattttataaaattttcctTACAAAGGGAATAAGGGGTAAAAGAGATGAGGGGATGGAAGATGTTTTTTCACCCATTTCTGGTCATTAAGATTCAGCACACGCCACACACACAAGCTCCCAGCATGGGGAGGAGTCACCACACCAGGATTTTACCACATCAGGATTTACTCACCTGTCTCCAAAAAGCCTTCTCGATGGGCAGCCACCATGGGGCTGACTGGGGAAAGAAATGACACCAGATTAAAGGTGAGCTGGTGACACCTGGCCTGGTGACACCGTCCCACAGCAGGGTGTGTTAGTctgggaaatgctgcagctTGAGCTGGGTTATCACAGACATTTGGATGGTGCTTTCCCACAGAGCAGAGGCATCTGCTTTTAGAAGTGAAAATAGATCAAGAGGCTCATGCTGTTcagtttttctattttaaagttGGATTACTGAAGTACTTTGAAAGACATTTTACTTCCTCCCAGCTCCTCGGAGTCCAGATTGACAAACCAGGGGCTGACAGTGCTCACAGAGGAGCACATGAATCAACCCCAGCTCAGTCCTGCTGAGgttcaaaaacaaaacaaccccagacTAGAGAAAAACCTCTGAGAACAGCCAGGCTCTGCAAagaggcagctgctcctcagtgGAAAAGCAATACCAAACTCATCACAGGATTCTGATTTACCTCCAGTTTTtgggtgactttttttttcagctcttcagatACGAAATCCTCAAAGACAAAGCTCCAGCCAAAtgcttctgcttctgttttgtatttcttttctctaaCAAACTCCCTGGTATAAATACAACATGCTCTGGGTAAGAGTTCTTCAACTCTTTGCCCCACAAATCTGCACGTGCAACGAGTTCAGAGCAAGGCAAAAGGCACAAAACTTACAGACCCCCTCAGCTCCAGATGGTTTGATTTAGATTTAACAGATAAAACAGTCCAGTGTGCATCTTTGCAAAGATTTGATATTTTTATGTTACCTATGCATCTAAACTCAGCCTGCACTCACGTCTTCCATAAttgcagagattaaaaaaacgCTTTAAAAGTCAATAAAACCTGTGGCTGCTGTTAgtggaagaggagaagagaggaagaaaagtggaagaagagaggaagaaaagtggaagaagagaggcaaaaaatagggagaggagagggaaaggaggaggagaagaaaaagagaagaagaagagaggaggaggggaagaggaggagaaaaagaaaaaggaggaggaggagatgaaaaagagaagaagaaaaaaggaaataaaatgaaggaTACTTGCAAGCTACACTGCTAAGATGGCTCAGCTTGCACCTGTAGGGATGATTTACTATTGACAGACAcggtttttttctctaataaGCACCCAAGCATTGGCTTTCAGACCCCAGGAACACCTGGCACCCACACCTACCCCTGCcgcctccccacagccacccgAGGCACCGCGGGCTCACCTGAAATCCCTGTTGGTGACCGGGTGTTTGTCGAGAGCAAACGGCTTCACTGTCACCTCCCTGACGGGCCCCTCCTCGCTCCTCCTCTCCAGGGAGCTGGATCCCATCTGGAACGTCCCTCCGGGCAGCTGCACCATGCTCCCATCCTCTCCGAGCGCTAAAAAGGGAGAGATTCAGTACAAGTTTCATTTTTACACGAGTGAGGCGCAGCTACTGCCGGGATGTCCCTGCGTGTGCTGGAGGGGGTGACAGCGACTGGTCAAAGCATCTAAAGTCCCATTTTCGGGAAGGGAGCGGGTCCCCTGGGAAGGGATGATCAGGATGCTCGGTGCAGGGGGATACcgcggggattttgggggctctcACCGCGCTGAGCCCCCAGCACCCcgcagcacagcaggagcagccccgcCGCCGTCCCCATCCCGGAGCCGCGGAGGAACCGCGGGGCCCGACCCGGAGGTGCTGCGGGCTCGGGAAGCGCTTCCGGGACATCCGCGCTGTAGGGAAAGCGGATTTCTGTCACACCCCGGCTGCACACGGGGGTGAAAACTGCCTGGCACCAACCCTTCCCCACAACgggggcttttttttggtgtttgtggggtttttttaaggtttcGTTTATGGTCATTCCACAGTCGCGTGTGACAGAGGAAGGAGACTCCTTTTAACACAAAGCACCGCTGGGATTAGGAAAATCATTCCAGCTGGCAGGAGCCTGTTCCCCTCCCACAAACCCACCGAAAGCTGGGTCTAGACCTGCTCTGGCACTCGTTGTCCATAAATACTTCAATGCAGAAACACCAGTGTTAAAAATCCATCTTAAAAGTCCTCAAGACAAGGGTGACAATCTTGAACGGGTCCTTCAACCCACTTCAAACCATTCTGCAGTCAGTGAACTCAGTTTTATCCACAAGAACAAAACTATTAATTTACTGCCCTAATCCatcttttaaaagtttatttacTGAACAGATTCCAGGCCTGATGCCACCCTGTTCCCACAGCAGACTTTTGAGCAGTGGTTTCACAAAATGCCCAAGAGCAGGAATGCAGCCCCCCGCTGCAGAATGTTCAGGAGGGGGTGAAGGTTAAAGAACAGACACCCAAAGCACAGAACAGAACAGTTTATTGGGTAAAAATGGAAAGCCACACagttcagtgaaataaaaataagtaactCCTTTTTAGAGCCAAATCTTTGATTGAGTTGCTAAGATTTTGAGTGGCCGTGTTACCAAAGGGGCTGCCCCTCATGGCAGAGCGacttctggtgctgggacatCCACCACAGCCAAGGTCTGTGGATCCACCCCAATCCCTGGGGTGGATTCCTCGGAGAAATTCcacagggcactgctggagctgcctctggcccaacagcagctccagctcagcctttCAGAGAGGACATCCCAGCTCGCATGATTTCATCCACCAAGAGAATGTTGCTGGCAATCACCGTGCTAGAAACACGAAAGAAATACTGTTACAATTGCCAAACTCAGCTTCATTTTCGTGTTTCAAG is a genomic window of Corvus hawaiiensis isolate bCorHaw1 chromosome 20, bCorHaw1.pri.cur, whole genome shotgun sequence containing:
- the SUMF2 gene encoding inactive C-alpha-formylglycine-generating enzyme 2 isoform X2, which translates into the protein MKLVLNLSLFSARRGWEHGAAARRDVPDGIQLPGEEERGGARQGGDSEAVCSRQTPGHQQGFQSAPWWLPIEKAFWRQPSGPGSSIKDRLDYPVLHVSWNDAQAFCAWKGKRLPSEEEWEFAARGGLEQRMYPWGNKFQPNRTNLWQGDFPRGDTAEDGYHGVSPVTAFPAQNSYGLYDLLGNTWEWTASEFPAPGRASRAQNMQVLRGASWIDTADGSANHRARVTTRMGNTPDSASDNLSFRCAADVPPVTAWKSHTKPEL
- the SUMF2 gene encoding inactive C-alpha-formylglycine-generating enzyme 2 isoform X1 gives rise to the protein MGTAAGLLLLCCGVLGAQRALGEDGSMVQLPGGTFQMGSSSLERRSEEGPVREVTVKPFALDKHPVTNRDFREFVREKKYKTEAEAFGWSFVFEDFVSEELKKKVTQKLESAPWWLPIEKAFWRQPSGPGSSIKDRLDYPVLHVSWNDAQAFCAWKGKRLPSEEEWEFAARGGLEQRMYPWGNKFQPNRTNLWQGDFPRGDTAEDGYHGVSPVTAFPAQNSYGLYDLLGNTWEWTASEFPAPGRASRAQNMQVLRGASWIDTADGSANHRARVTTRMGNTPDSASDNLSFRCAADVPPVTAWKSHTKPEL